The genomic stretch cattatacaaagatgaacatacattacatttgaaaactttgtaagaaaatggcttgaaacacacacttaaatcaaaataaaagatacaattcttaacatctcacaacgtgccccactttccacttgtgttgtaaattaatagattatttgctcaatgtggggcttgacctggatgacctcccagcgtacgatacatcctttccaactccattgctagatgaagggcaaaaatgggtgcatgttctgtaaacctttcataatccatttcttgacagtttacgtaactttgagaagtgtagaccgccaggtcgtggatttgtgccctgaaatcttggatacgttggtcttggttctgcaattgctgctgacgagtggtggctatatctctgacacgattTTCCCGATCTAGAGCTAATTCTAATAGAGCttggagtctggcctgctctaatcttgcttgcgctctttccctgtcgaggtctgcttgttgatgttctctgttgcatcttcttgcctcttctagttgtgcacgaagctggtcttctgatcgcatccaatagtctttttccttcttgaattgtgccttgtctttttcggattgcctatcttggcgttccttgttagatctggcttcttcgtttaattgttggatcctttcttttgctttgctcaatgccctttcgttttccgcaagaatggaatcataatcttgcattctttcaaagagattggcgatggttttttgatccttccagctcctctttggcgtttcagaaactcttttcattttttggaatcgagcatgaagattttcattctcacaagctagactcttcttctcgccttcggcttcttgtgcttgcaaatctttctccaaactgaggcttctcagattttcttttagggcatggatagttgctttgtaccctttttccttttctccccagatcaaccgctcttggattttatcattgaagttttgaacatggggtctttttgttggccttcttagctcaggctctggtacatcatccacgcgagaccgtttttcaaaccatcttgcatatccaggatttatctcaccctttgtagtgtctgggacttgagtatcacttttcaagtatcgacatccattccacatctgctgaagtagagcctcggggatagtggcttctgggtgtaattcgattacttgcatactcaaatcttcatcatcaggaactacttgatatctccctagttgtcttaggactcttagtggcgcatacggctgaatgcttctcaatccccaatagtagtagataactatttgaggttgacatgtgtattacttccctcatcgggagccatcccaaagtccattcaatttgatttgccgttaaagcccttagatgagatacccatgcttctattccttctggagcctgataattttttattctttcctcataactctcaatgcaattatcattgtttggcccatactgtatgatcttgggctgttgttggagatgttcaatcacccacatttgcaacaaaattttgcatccttcaaagacttttgctcctgattacataaagtcaaagcccgataaatgtctgatagaatgatggggacaaaggtgtgattttctttggtggtgaggacctgtacaacttttgccgtgcgaatatcaattgttcgctctttgtttggaaaaatcatgattcctagaaaagacaccatgaaggcaaagcgacggtggatctgccaagtgtctttgttttgcttgttagtaaggcctttctcatgaatttcgaacccatctgactttccgaaccttgaatacaaaaagttgaaggaacaacatccattgacgacattgcttttcctgatttgactgttgatgttcagaagaccgaagaatcgatgtatcgagggagcctttgtgaatatcaggctttgatttcttagacttccgtcaaaaccagcatagccagctatctcctctaatgtaggagtaagctcgaagtcagagaaacgaaagacattgtgaacagggtcccaaaaagttactaacacCGCAATCAGATTATCACGGGGTTTAaccttcataatatccgtgagatttcccaaatgcttgacgacccatttttgaccatcttcgcctaaatcataccaccacgtttgaagctgaaatagaaactcttctgtattcgtggatggggggttttgcgtggtgctcattttgtatctgaaatttaatttaataaagtcaagacttattttgaaaatatacactaaaaaaaatcatttttaaaaaaaaattatttattaaaacctttatttcaagatttaaaactattttttttttgaattttttttttttttaaaaaaaacaacccattttatcccttggttctcaccatgatttcatttaagctggtcaacaagcatgttcgaggcaaatgaatgcacaggtagcaagtaggatgcatcaggatggtctttttgtttcgggttcacctgtcctagacagacccaacccctgtgttgagtctccaaagtcaaatgtacatgatgcaaatatacgttcctactagggatctggttcatggctgagttattctaggcaAAAACCTGaagttgattgttctaaacctggcttacccaaacggacagtttgagccgaagagggggcaacgtaccgggagcacgaaagtctacccggcctagttacttgtcccaactccgtcttatttggtatgactttaacagaaaggtgggtcacgcgcacgtgtacaccataaattcagaagactcagaaagaagggggtttcgtagcagttgtatatattcacaattcaaataatattaaagcggtaaaaaaaacatttagcatgttaagcatataaacagctgaaaatcatatagtaaatgaagccaattatcgcagttattttaagctcgaattctttaaaccctgaaccagtggttctgggttacagtaacatgtttatccccagcagagtcgccagagctgtcgcacctcctttttaccgcgcccgcggggcgcgtggggagttttctccaattgaaggacagtcgaaacgggatttatttaattatttcagagtcgccacctgggaattttaaggcgtcccaagtcaccaattttaatccctgaatcgaggagaatatgactctgtttattattctgcgaaccaaaaatcctgagtaaggaattctgttaatccggaagaaggtgttaggcatttccgaattccgtggttctagcacgatcgctcaactgtttttgttattggcttaattatcttgatttttactaaatacgtttttattgcatgattttactaccgcttttataCTGCTTGTGATTAAgggcccttctttgaatcgaatcacgcgtacgtatattcgtgttataaattaaaaaaaatgcggaattgtgtcacgcatacgtgtacacgataatcttgataatataaacaaaatgattttttcgaaattatgtcgaatcaagaatatttgtctttcttaaatagtgaaccgcacatctcgggttttatgaaataaatttaatattttccaaagaaattcgtttttttattaaatattcactcgaaattgcgcgtacgcataatccgaatttttgcttttaaaaatataatcagggtgcgcgaacgcatccctgattgcgcaaaatctttgttaataatattatggactttccccaaattgtttattatatcatgagaaatatccatttaagatacccttgaactcttgaaaagaattcacaatttattaaatgttgcccgtcgattataattcccgcgtataaattatatttatccagactattcaaattcaaagaaaagaataaaaatatgattaacactattttcggcaaatacaacattatatatctaccaaagaatgaattgcatatgaaacttaaaaacaaatgattcataaagggaagaaatattttccaagaattttcattatttttatttagtgcaaattctattttttacttaccattgatttaaagtgttgcaatctgtgcatgtacatctcaacttattctcatatactcgtttttaatctaataggcgaaattattttaattaattatgcttatgattgagttggcatcaagttgataagaaaggaattattatacaagctaattcaataaaattgtcttacatgcaacctaactgtatgtcgtaaacatcgtaacaagctacatcatatcacctttcgctaatggttatacacacatctattatttTATACATGAAAAACACCACCAACACCattttaaccttatttaacaatagatgttactaatgtagttttcttgatatttctacattactcttcacttagctaacaacaccaaaaaatttaaataatggccaacatTCATGCCCTATTCCCTGCCTTGACAATTCAATcatatactttaatgaaattctagaatagataatattattacaacacttatatgaatttcaaagaGAATGATTAACTGAATATTAACATGTCAGGCATGCTACTATATTAAGcgacatgaaacaaaactgaaatttataataacaaCTTAGGTAAATGAAAAAATAGAGTTGCAATTCAATCTTCAtcgatttgtcatgctgaatctctttccaacatagaatttagaagataagtacctggaaatgaaggtagaagaagtaaatttcagcagttgcagcagtaacaaaatactggtAGAATATCAGtacttccacagatttgagcaataataagacccgagaaacccagattcacaagagcaaagcttcttaaagaatttcagattttaaaaccaaaaagTATCAATACACAGACTCGGACAGATTCCAAAAGAACAACAAGGTttcggatttttcttttcttttctatttttctgtttcagcttcactgtgtgtgtgtgtgtgtgcgaatattctcttttggtttcttttctgtttctttcaaatgtatctctctgaaaactgatctttaaatctgatttttctctcaatctctcactctctttttttcttcctgAAAGGCTCCTGTTAAaatctgatttctttttcttttcaaatcagatttttctcttcctatttttcttctGAAAGGCTCTCCTCTTCaaatttgatttttttctctGTCCCAATCTCCTCTCCTTAAGGTCTGTCCaactccctgtatttatacagggctgcccctttcttttttaagtgctggatggacccttttctccttttaaaatcaaaaagtttccattaaaaactgcttttgaataatttaaatgatcctatcctaattttaagcagcccattaccctttgtttcccattatcccattaaattaaaAGCCATTAACAATCCATtttcagcccactattatatcatattacccttactgttttatcccagaaatgcccctgaattTTACTGTTATTACAGCCCCAAACCAAACTGCCTAAACTTTAACAAATTTATCTGAACTAACATGTTTAGCAGCAAATAACCAACCCCTGAATCAAACAAACCTTCTGTCTTTACAGATTATGCTAAACAAGGAAATGCAATAGCTGATGTACAAgagctaaattcagattgaacactgaacttgcatacaaacatattaacaatacacaaaactcaACAGAACATCTCAACTGAAATTCAAAAACTgaacaaagagcaacaaatgcaggagcattgtTAGTTTTTGACACTGCCCTGAACTTTaatgttcagaaatcaacatacataACACCTATTTGATGAATTTTATTGAACTATGAACAAAGATGACTTAATTAATGAATattaatcaaactgattatcaaataagaaacaactaattacaacaaaataatccatccgAAATAGGTTGCTTCAATCAACATTTTTAGAAACAAGATTCACAATAcaattaatcgacgaacttaatcgagtcgattacacacatcgtacataatcacaatcaacataaacaattcacatttggaatcaattagacgggtaggagacagtataacagaattgactagaaaattatgaaaatttaaacaaactaatgaaacgaacatagaatacacgtagaatacacataagaaacagaaaattacctctgaaccttcaaattcaaccggactcaactcaacttggatttggactttgtttgaaatcaaacagaccttagtcgaagtattttccactgaaaatacttcgactaaggtcgattaaacctcaatcttctatttaatttgaacagaatccaaaagtctggtatttctagggttcttgaaggttcgatttgggacttaaccatttctggtcagattcgagggggaccaaatatgacacaagggtgagggtagcctaggggtcatttggtgtcagtttagaacagatctaagtttgttcttgtttggtccgaatcttcaaaagaagattcgagaagctcggaaatgattcgagccaaacaaacatcagatccataacgaggcatgctagggggtactatggtgttaactaggggttgtttggtttagatctaagcttggctcgaatcttcaaatgaagattcgagaaccttcaggaagattcgagcaagtggctagcatatctggatagaggatgttcagggggttctagggtgttagtttggtgaccggcggtgttgatgccgccgggtttcaggcggtgggattctagggcagctagggttaggggtttggtttaggaacgatgatgaacagtgagaggagggggggtgttaagttaggggccggggtaggagTTTggtccttatataggggtggggtggattgatctcatccgttggatcaattaagatgcacggttgagatcaatccacttaaccaaacgttgtcgtttggttgaAGTTCGGGGTCAGActggatcgggtcaaagggtcgggtaaAGGGCTACGGGTAATGGGGTGAGATCtccgccgttggattgatttaatctaACGGTCTTTGATGAAGtgcgaccaaacgctgtcgttttggctcgtataaattggaccggacaggctgtttggattgggctgtgggggggtaatttgatttgggcctggattttaatccaggtccaatttttattttacaacttattttattttattttattttattatttatcattaaaaaatcctaataaaaattataaaataatttttaaccttacacaaaaatattaattattttataacaactattaacacatagtcaaaatattaatcacacagtaacatatttaaaaatagaacgaatgcatattttttgtgattttatttaaattatctttcaaatacataattaaatcctatatgcatgcaacatgtattttattttaattttcattttattatgacaaagtaaaaatttacggacataaaacaaatatttaacaccacgcaaattcaaaaattacacagtaaaagaaatttattttatttttttatttattttggagtagttttcgtaaggcaaaaatcacgtgctcacatctacAATGGTCCAACCAATTGCAGTCTTGCACTCCATTAACACCTACAAAATCTGTTATGcttgcacatctaacaaacaaGATGAGATAATAATAGGTAAAGTTGAGTTAGGTCCCAAGAAAGCATACCTGAGGTGAGACAGTAACGGTTTTAGCTCCAACTGTGGTGGCTCTTCAATTGATTGCTTAGCCAGAGGGGTCTTTCTTTATTCTAAGTGTAAGGGCTCGAATTCGAGCTCTCTTTTCTAATACCCTTGGCTTTCAAGGGCCAAAACCCGCTCCGCCAAGTCTTCACCATCTACCTCTTCTAAGTTTGTGAGGTAGACTGCTAGAGGGTCTTTTGCATTCAGAGCCTCAtcttcctcctccaaaatcacATCCATAGCTTCTATCAGAGAGCAGTTAGTAAATTCACTGGGTCGCTGCATAGACTTTTGCATATTGAACTTTATCTCTTCATCGTCCAGTCTCATCTTTAGCTCCTCAGTTTCACAATCAATTAGAGCTCTCCTAGTGGCCAAGaatggccttcccaaaattatgggaatctccTCGTCAACCCGGCTATCCAGAATGACAAAATCTTCCAGAAACACAAACTTTCCAACCTGCATTAGTATATCATCAAGTATACCTGATGGCCTCTTTATCGTTCGGTAAGCTAGCTATAGTAACATGGATGTGGGTCTTGCTCTTCCAATTCCTAACCTTTTATATATATCCAAGGGCATCAAGTTTATGCTCTCCCCCAAATCACACAATGCTTTAGCAAAATCATAGCTTCCTATTGTACATGGGATTGTGAAACTCCCTGGGTCAGACAACTTCTCAGTTATGGGTCTCATCACAATAGCACTACATGTCTGAGTTAGTGTAACAATGGCCAAGTCTTGAAAGTCAAACTTGcgagacatcaagtccttcatcatttttgcatacccaTGCATCTCCCTCAAGGCGTCAATC from Nicotiana sylvestris chromosome 12, ASM39365v2, whole genome shotgun sequence encodes the following:
- the LOC138882654 gene encoding uncharacterized protein, which produces MEDYAHHALISHMCARGVLKVTIRTFKRICTMWATMEARDKAVRLGDSRINNIATTTVGKFVFLEDFVILDSRVDEEIPIILGRPFLATRRALIDCETEELKMRLDDEEIKFNMQKSMQRPSEFTNCSLIEAMDVILEEEDEALNAKDPLAVYLTNLEEVDGEDLAERVLALESQGY